A section of the Flaviflexus equikiangi genome encodes:
- a CDS encoding sensor domain-containing diguanylate cyclase, whose amino-acid sequence MKDQVDLLEATLASGEQTWNERTQAREHRTGVRVDLDEQLRLESCSSEAIHLIDRVGSHGHVIAMRDGTVVVASERLSGWLGANLADVHEELAAMIATPAVDDDTHRLSILGEDCCFSIHRSTLVGEGVSDDELLVIEFEIVEGTADVSVVEISRAIHELSEVRGASESMEVAARVLRRITGYDRVLGYTFFEDGHGQVVADEHPEDMEGYLNLHFPASDIPAQARRLYLRKLSRMIVDTEDPGDALLQAGEGKLDLSLSELRLASSHHLQFMRNMGQRATLSLSLTYQGQLYGMITCAHRSPRRLPIAARRQLEVLARVIAEHVASERRVERMARRLETRTKMARILAPLYGDDPLEGILEQAKASIRSLIPCDAVFLRYEGEIYTLGSLPVLAEIEAALDVLGTDRIMTDSVTRDYPEVSKHLPGYEGLLVVPLVNDGDCLVFCRVAAAREVVWLGDQTASNRPTPLSPRSSFASWRESFQSQSVPWGEVAEDAYAFGDSVSLALRAREQARLAELAYEDPLTELPNRRFLEEHLDRLLHRRSSHSSCESIAVIYIDVNDFKMTNDRFGHEVGDAVLMAVGERLTDVTRDGDIAVRLAGDEFVVICHDVSDEKARTIVERLDRTLSEPVVTPTQTVSLSASVGMTIGREGDSAADVLSRADRAMYERKRVQKEQRHSE is encoded by the coding sequence ATGAAAGACCAGGTTGATCTCCTCGAAGCAACACTCGCGTCGGGTGAACAGACATGGAACGAGCGAACGCAGGCTCGTGAACATCGAACCGGAGTTCGAGTCGACTTAGACGAGCAGCTCCGCCTGGAGTCCTGCTCATCTGAAGCGATCCATCTCATCGATCGAGTCGGCTCCCACGGTCACGTCATTGCCATGCGCGACGGAACTGTCGTTGTTGCGAGCGAGCGGCTGAGTGGATGGCTCGGCGCGAATCTCGCCGATGTTCACGAAGAACTCGCCGCGATGATCGCCACGCCCGCAGTTGACGACGATACGCATCGACTCTCGATTCTCGGCGAGGACTGCTGCTTCTCCATCCATCGCTCCACCCTGGTAGGGGAGGGCGTTTCAGACGATGAGCTCCTTGTCATCGAGTTCGAGATCGTGGAGGGCACGGCGGATGTCAGCGTCGTCGAGATCTCGAGGGCTATCCACGAACTCAGCGAGGTGCGGGGCGCTTCGGAGTCGATGGAGGTTGCCGCCCGCGTGCTTCGGCGTATCACCGGCTACGACAGGGTGCTAGGCTACACGTTCTTCGAGGATGGTCACGGCCAGGTTGTGGCGGACGAGCATCCTGAGGACATGGAGGGATATCTCAACCTCCATTTCCCCGCCTCCGACATCCCGGCCCAGGCCAGGCGCCTCTACCTGCGCAAGCTCTCGCGCATGATCGTCGATACGGAGGACCCGGGCGATGCTCTCCTGCAGGCGGGCGAGGGCAAGCTCGACCTCTCCCTGTCTGAACTCCGCCTCGCCTCCTCCCATCACCTTCAGTTCATGCGCAACATGGGTCAGCGTGCGACGCTCAGCTTGAGCCTCACCTATCAGGGACAGCTATACGGCATGATCACGTGCGCGCACCGATCCCCGCGCCGGCTTCCCATCGCAGCCCGACGTCAACTCGAGGTCCTTGCGCGCGTGATTGCGGAGCATGTTGCGTCAGAGCGCCGAGTGGAGCGCATGGCACGTCGGCTGGAGACGAGGACGAAAATGGCTCGCATCCTCGCACCGCTCTATGGGGATGATCCGCTCGAGGGAATCCTCGAGCAGGCGAAGGCGTCGATCCGGTCGCTGATCCCGTGCGATGCTGTGTTCCTGCGCTACGAGGGAGAGATCTACACGCTGGGCAGCCTGCCGGTCCTCGCCGAGATCGAGGCGGCCCTCGATGTCCTGGGAACCGATCGCATCATGACCGATTCTGTCACGCGTGATTATCCGGAGGTGTCGAAGCATCTGCCGGGCTATGAGGGTCTTCTTGTCGTCCCACTGGTGAACGATGGTGACTGTCTGGTCTTCTGCCGTGTGGCTGCAGCTAGGGAAGTGGTGTGGCTGGGCGACCAGACGGCGAGCAATAGGCCCACGCCGCTGTCTCCGCGCAGCTCTTTTGCGTCGTGGCGGGAGAGCTTCCAGAGCCAGTCAGTGCCCTGGGGAGAGGTCGCCGAGGATGCATACGCGTTCGGCGACAGCGTTTCACTGGCGCTGCGTGCCCGTGAACAGGCGAGACTGGCAGAATTGGCGTACGAGGATCCTCTGACCGAGCTTCCCAACAGGCGTTTTCTCGAGGAGCACCTCGATCGCCTCCTTCATCGCAGAAGCTCGCACTCCTCGTGCGAGTCGATTGCCGTCATCTATATCGACGTCAACGATTTCAAGATGACGAACGATCGCTTCGGACATGAGGTGGGTGATGCGGTGCTGATGGCAGTGGGGGAGCGGCTGACGGACGTCACCCGCGACGGCGATATCGCCGTCCGTCTCGCGGGCGACGAGTTCGTCGTCATCTGCCATGACGTGAGCGATGAGAAGGCTCGAACGATTGTCGAGCGTCTCGACCGTACGCTCTCGGAGCCCGTTGTGACTCCGACTCAAACAGTTTCTCTCAGCGCGTCTGTCGGTATGACGATCGGCCGGGAGGGCGATTCTGCGGCTGATGTCCTGAGCCGCGCGGATAGAGCCATGTACGAGCGCAAGCGCGTCCAGAAGGAACAGCGGCACTCTGAGTGA
- the trxA gene encoding thioredoxin: MATVEITKDNFTDTVKEGTVFLDFWAEWCGPCRQFAPTFEAASEKHEDVTFGKVDTEAEPELAQSFQIMSIPTLMVFRDGIKIFEQAGAVPASALEDLVGQAQKLDMDAVRAQIAEQQGN; encoded by the coding sequence ATGGCGACCGTCGAGATCACGAAGGACAACTTCACCGACACCGTGAAAGAAGGAACCGTGTTCCTCGACTTCTGGGCAGAATGGTGCGGCCCGTGCCGCCAGTTCGCTCCGACGTTCGAGGCTGCCTCTGAGAAGCATGAGGACGTGACGTTCGGGAAGGTCGATACCGAGGCTGAGCCGGAGCTCGCGCAGAGCTTCCAGATCATGTCGATTCCGACCCTCATGGTCTTCCGTGACGGCATCAAGATCTTCGAACAGGCAGGCGCTGTGCCGGCCTCGGCGCTCGAGGACCTCGTTGGTCAGGCGCAGAAGCTCGACATGGATGCTGTGCGCGCACAGATCGCAGAGCAGCAGGGGAACTAA
- the nadD gene encoding nicotinate-nucleotide adenylyltransferase codes for MSASGFPVTAEHDLAWIEAPHPNDNLRRRIGIMGGTFDPIHHGHLVAASEVQHRFGLDEVIFVPTGEPPYKQEREVSPAEYRYLMTVIATASNARFSVSRVDIDRAGLTYTIDTLRDLREIYPDDEFFFITGADVLPQILGWKDAPGLWDLAHFVGVSRPGHTIASNGLPENRVTVIEVPAMAISSTDVREREKIGVPIWYLVPDGVVQYIRKYGLYSPSRIPRVSQPARAARQRAGR; via the coding sequence ATGTCCGCTAGCGGCTTTCCCGTCACGGCCGAACATGACCTCGCGTGGATCGAGGCACCTCACCCGAACGATAATCTGAGGCGCAGGATCGGGATCATGGGCGGCACCTTCGACCCGATTCATCACGGCCACCTCGTCGCCGCCTCGGAGGTGCAGCACCGGTTCGGCCTGGATGAGGTGATCTTCGTGCCGACAGGGGAGCCGCCTTACAAGCAGGAGCGGGAAGTATCCCCTGCAGAATACCGCTACCTCATGACCGTTATCGCAACGGCGTCGAATGCTCGGTTCTCCGTGTCCCGGGTCGACATCGATCGGGCAGGTCTCACCTACACGATCGACACTCTTCGGGACTTGAGAGAGATCTATCCTGACGACGAGTTCTTCTTCATCACCGGCGCCGATGTTCTTCCCCAGATTCTTGGATGGAAGGATGCTCCTGGTTTGTGGGACCTTGCGCACTTCGTCGGTGTCAGCAGACCCGGCCACACCATTGCCTCGAACGGGCTCCCCGAGAATCGCGTCACCGTCATCGAGGTGCCAGCCATGGCGATCTCGTCGACGGACGTGCGTGAGCGCGAGAAGATCGGCGTCCCTATCTGGTATCTCGTGCCGGATGGTGTGGTCCAGTACATTCGAAAGTATGGGCTTTACTCGCCCAGCCGCATTCCTCGCGTGTCACAGCCCGCTAGGGCGGCACGGCAGCGCGCGGGACGATAG
- a CDS encoding rhodanese-like domain-containing protein translates to MRRIAILTALLLGLVGCSTATECLPADVTIIDVRTSEEFASGHLEGAINMDVTAAGFAEALESLDPDDSYAVYCRSGNRSAQAAALMQSAGLTVTDLGSLENAADLSGTTIVR, encoded by the coding sequence ATGCGACGAATAGCGATCCTCACCGCCTTGCTCCTCGGCCTCGTCGGATGCTCGACCGCGACAGAATGCCTACCTGCAGATGTGACAATCATCGACGTTCGAACGTCTGAGGAGTTCGCCTCCGGCCACCTCGAGGGCGCGATCAATATGGATGTCACAGCCGCAGGCTTCGCTGAGGCACTCGAATCCTTGGACCCGGATGACTCCTACGCGGTCTACTGCCGGTCCGGAAACCGCTCCGCCCAGGCAGCAGCGCTCATGCAATCAGCAGGCCTGACAGTCACCGATCTCGGATCGTTGGAGAACGCGGCGGACCTCAGCGGGACCACCATCGTGCGGTAG
- a CDS encoding sulfite exporter TauE/SafE family protein codes for MDPIVLALLLAALVGVSLGLLGGGGSILTVPILTYMVGMEPREAIASSLFIVGATSAVSAIGHAKAGRVRWRTGLIFGGAGMAGAFAGGLLGGLIPGAVLMVLFALMMIVTATAMIRGRSNTSDAPARTASATRVVIDGFAVGIATGLVGAGGGFLIVPALNLLGGLPMAVAVGTSLLVITMKSFAGLGGYLLSVSLDWPLLAAFTGTAIAASFLGVSLAGRLPERALRTGFGIFVLIMGVFVLAQELPALFTS; via the coding sequence GTGGATCCCATCGTCCTCGCGCTTCTCCTCGCCGCACTCGTCGGCGTCTCCCTCGGCCTGCTCGGGGGCGGCGGTTCCATTCTCACCGTTCCCATACTCACGTATATGGTGGGGATGGAGCCGCGGGAGGCGATCGCCTCATCCCTCTTCATCGTCGGAGCAACGAGTGCAGTCAGTGCCATCGGCCACGCGAAGGCGGGGCGGGTGCGGTGGCGCACGGGGCTGATCTTCGGCGGTGCCGGCATGGCGGGAGCCTTCGCGGGCGGGCTCCTCGGCGGTCTCATACCCGGAGCGGTTCTCATGGTGCTCTTTGCACTCATGATGATCGTGACAGCCACAGCCATGATCCGAGGAAGATCGAACACGTCGGACGCTCCGGCTCGCACAGCATCAGCAACCCGTGTCGTGATCGACGGCTTTGCCGTCGGCATCGCAACCGGGCTTGTCGGGGCAGGAGGAGGCTTCCTCATCGTTCCTGCTCTCAATCTGCTCGGCGGCCTGCCCATGGCTGTCGCCGTCGGCACGTCCCTTCTCGTGATCACGATGAAGTCCTTCGCGGGACTGGGCGGATACCTTCTGTCTGTCAGCCTGGACTGGCCGTTGCTCGCAGCCTTCACCGGCACTGCGATCGCAGCATCATTCCTCGGAGTATCACTCGCGGGACGACTGCCTGAGCGGGCACTGCGCACAGGCTTCGGAATCTTTGTCCTCATCATGGGAGTCTTTGTCCTCGCACAGGAACTACCCGCGCTTTTCACCTCATAG
- a CDS encoding DUF4395 domain-containing protein, protein MLTTTSDSPIGTIIPGYSVPVINERAVRAAAGLLFLAGAGAVAHESRTSLQAFGMLFMVDMMIRLTAGDRWSPSLAAGRLIVSRQKPEWVGAPQKEFAWWLGFGLAFVSCMSMSVLSLPMAFTISLCSICLALLFAEASFGICVGCAIAARVGSTPQYCAGDTCAQPHSDSQSRSEG, encoded by the coding sequence ATGTTGACCACCACATCCGATTCACCAATCGGTACGATCATTCCCGGCTACTCAGTACCCGTTATCAACGAACGTGCCGTGCGCGCCGCTGCGGGGCTCCTCTTCTTGGCGGGAGCAGGCGCAGTCGCGCATGAATCGCGGACCTCCCTACAGGCTTTCGGCATGCTGTTCATGGTCGACATGATGATTCGGCTCACGGCGGGAGATCGGTGGTCGCCGAGCTTGGCGGCGGGCCGACTCATCGTCTCCAGGCAGAAACCCGAATGGGTTGGCGCACCCCAAAAGGAGTTCGCCTGGTGGCTCGGCTTCGGGCTCGCCTTCGTCTCGTGCATGAGCATGAGCGTGCTGTCGCTCCCCATGGCTTTCACGATCTCGCTGTGCAGCATCTGCCTCGCACTGCTCTTCGCAGAGGCATCTTTCGGCATCTGCGTCGGGTGCGCTATTGCGGCCAGAGTCGGTTCCACGCCCCAATACTGCGCGGGAGACACCTGCGCGCAGCCTCACTCGGACTCTCAGTCCCGCTCGGAAGGATGA
- a CDS encoding carbohydrate ABC transporter permease, translated as MQRTLKKYFPIFVAPTGLAFMIAFLLPFFIGIYLSFSSFTTITDAEWVGLANYQRALEENQGFTSSFTFTLLVVTVSILTVNLFAFAIARMLTQKLRGTNFFRSVFFMPNLIGGIVLGYTWQSMINAVLANYGTTIVSNWEYGYVGLILLINWQQVGYMMIIYIAGLQAVPPELTEAAEIDGASRWQILRHVTIPVIMPTITICIFLTLSSSFKLFDQNLALTNGAPQSKTEMVALNIVNTMFARVGQEGVGQAKAVIFVIIVVAVAFLQLRATRTKEVEA; from the coding sequence ATGCAAAGAACACTGAAGAAATACTTCCCCATATTCGTCGCGCCAACAGGCCTTGCCTTCATGATCGCGTTCCTGTTGCCGTTCTTTATAGGTATCTACCTGTCATTCTCATCGTTCACGACGATCACTGACGCGGAGTGGGTCGGACTCGCCAACTACCAGCGGGCACTGGAAGAGAATCAAGGATTCACGAGTTCCTTCACGTTCACTCTCCTCGTCGTGACGGTCTCGATACTCACCGTCAACCTGTTCGCCTTCGCCATCGCGCGCATGCTCACGCAGAAGCTTCGCGGCACCAACTTCTTCCGCTCAGTCTTCTTCATGCCGAACCTGATCGGCGGCATCGTGCTCGGCTACACGTGGCAGTCGATGATCAACGCCGTTCTCGCAAACTACGGGACGACGATCGTGTCCAACTGGGAATACGGGTATGTCGGTTTGATCCTTCTCATCAACTGGCAGCAGGTCGGCTACATGATGATCATCTACATCGCAGGCCTCCAGGCTGTTCCGCCGGAGCTGACCGAAGCGGCCGAGATCGATGGCGCTAGCAGGTGGCAGATCCTGCGGCATGTGACGATCCCCGTCATCATGCCGACGATCACGATCTGTATCTTCCTCACGCTGTCGAGTTCATTCAAGCTCTTCGACCAGAACCTCGCGCTCACCAATGGTGCGCCCCAGTCGAAGACCGAAATGGTTGCTCTCAACATCGTTAACACAATGTTTGCCCGAGTCGGGCAGGAAGGTGTAGGCCAGGCCAAGGCCGTCATCTTCGTCATTATCGTTGTCGCCGTCGCATTCCTTCAGCTGCGAGCTACACGAACCAAGGAGGTCGAGGCATGA
- the rsfS gene encoding ribosome silencing factor: protein MTATPESISKARVAAAAAFEKVATSVVAIDVSERLVLTDVFVVASGETGRQVRAIVDGIDEALHKEGVRRIRREGYEGEAHWVLVDYGDIIVHVQQDEDREYYALEKLWGDCPSIDVSDLDGER from the coding sequence GTGACAGCTACCCCCGAATCCATATCAAAAGCTCGCGTCGCCGCGGCTGCCGCCTTCGAAAAGGTGGCGACCTCCGTCGTCGCAATCGACGTCTCTGAACGGCTCGTCCTCACCGACGTCTTCGTCGTCGCCTCAGGCGAAACGGGCCGACAGGTTCGCGCCATTGTCGACGGCATCGATGAAGCCCTTCATAAGGAGGGCGTGCGCCGTATTCGGCGCGAAGGCTACGAGGGTGAAGCCCATTGGGTTCTCGTCGACTACGGGGACATCATCGTCCACGTTCAGCAGGACGAAGACCGCGAGTACTATGCGCTGGAGAAGCTGTGGGGGGACTGCCCGTCGATTGACGTGTCGGACCTGGACGGCGAGCGTTGA
- a CDS encoding histidine phosphatase family protein yields MISQLVLWRHGQTDLNKQRRLQGASDYPLNDSGRAQARSAAKKIAALGPTAIVSSNLVRAYDTATALASVTNQEIHVDPRVQERSFGSWEGMTVDEIAAVDPEGLTLWRNGREPGGDVETREHCGQRFAAAIADWGNRFLEMGVEDGVLVVVSHGGAISNGVMTMLGVNPSLAQPLAGLDNCHWAVLTPQANRTPVWRLNGYNIS; encoded by the coding sequence TTGATCTCACAGCTCGTTCTGTGGCGTCACGGGCAAACCGATCTCAATAAGCAGCGGCGCCTTCAGGGCGCAAGCGACTACCCGCTCAACGACTCCGGTCGCGCACAGGCGCGGTCTGCCGCGAAGAAGATAGCCGCACTCGGTCCCACTGCTATCGTCTCGTCCAATCTCGTCCGCGCGTATGACACGGCCACTGCGCTCGCAAGCGTGACGAATCAGGAGATTCACGTCGATCCGCGCGTCCAGGAGCGGAGCTTCGGATCATGGGAGGGCATGACGGTGGATGAGATCGCCGCCGTCGATCCCGAGGGTCTGACGCTTTGGCGAAACGGGAGAGAACCGGGCGGTGATGTTGAGACCCGTGAACACTGCGGCCAACGCTTCGCGGCTGCGATCGCGGACTGGGGCAACAGGTTCTTGGAGATGGGCGTCGAGGACGGCGTCCTCGTCGTCGTGTCGCATGGCGGGGCAATCTCGAATGGTGTCATGACGATGCTCGGGGTGAATCCCTCCCTGGCACAGCCCTTAGCAGGCCTGGACAACTGCCATTGGGCGGTTCTGACTCCCCAGGCGAACCGGACGCCGGTGTGGCGGCTGAACGGCTACAACATCAGCTGA
- a CDS encoding DUF624 domain-containing protein, giving the protein MAGWLAPDSKFYNGLVSVTDTIIVNVLLLIFSLPVVTAGAALAGAHAALLKQVREEGSSPAKAFWTGFRTSFARATIVWLLILLAFLVSAWEIWAIRRMDLGAAGTAATVVALTGVVLVVCFAIWFFPLISQSEKPLADVAKRSAILAIGYLPRTLVCLATLGVQPLLLYMNVDIIAILIFANMVILPAATLYVHDLLIERQVSANF; this is encoded by the coding sequence ATGGCAGGGTGGCTTGCACCCGATTCGAAGTTCTACAACGGGTTGGTGTCCGTCACGGACACCATCATCGTCAATGTGCTGCTTCTGATCTTCAGCCTTCCAGTCGTGACCGCCGGCGCAGCACTTGCCGGCGCTCACGCGGCCCTGCTCAAGCAGGTCCGGGAAGAGGGATCGTCGCCCGCCAAGGCGTTCTGGACCGGCTTCCGCACGTCGTTCGCCCGGGCAACAATCGTCTGGCTTCTCATCCTCCTCGCGTTTCTCGTATCGGCGTGGGAGATCTGGGCCATTCGTCGCATGGACTTGGGTGCAGCCGGGACGGCGGCCACGGTGGTGGCGTTGACGGGGGTCGTGCTCGTCGTGTGCTTCGCGATCTGGTTCTTCCCCCTCATCAGCCAGTCAGAGAAGCCGCTCGCCGATGTCGCAAAAAGATCGGCGATTCTCGCTATTGGATACCTCCCTCGCACGCTCGTGTGCCTCGCGACTCTCGGCGTTCAGCCTTTGCTTCTTTACATGAATGTGGACATCATCGCCATCCTGATCTTCGCGAATATGGTGATTCTTCCTGCGGCGACTCTGTACGTCCATGACCTCCTCATCGAGCGGCAGGTCTCGGCAAATTTCTAG
- a CDS encoding carbohydrate ABC transporter permease — MSAVIETVESFDGQVPEKKGNPDPSRKQLGARKGFYYVVLCLLVVVFLGPILFIIINSFKQKFSISSDPFSLPLGDMWAGLSNYTTGLERTGFFEAIFWSFLITVTSVATIVLLSAMTAYYITRVKTWWTSMLYYMFVFSMVIPFQMVMFPTVKIADMLSLANPAGMVVLYLGFGAGLSVFIFSGFVKSIPLEIEEAAYIDGCGPLQNYFRIVLPILKPTTVTVAILNAMWIWNDYLLPYLVIGLSTRYKTIPVVVQMLVGSNGNRDMGAMMAMLVLAIIPIVVFYLFSQKHIIEGVVAGSVKG, encoded by the coding sequence ATGAGCGCGGTTATCGAAACAGTCGAATCATTCGACGGTCAGGTCCCCGAGAAGAAGGGCAATCCTGATCCAAGCCGGAAGCAGCTCGGTGCGCGCAAGGGCTTCTACTACGTTGTCCTATGCCTCTTGGTCGTCGTCTTCCTCGGGCCCATTCTGTTCATCATCATCAACTCGTTCAAACAGAAGTTCTCGATCAGCTCCGACCCCTTCTCGCTCCCACTGGGCGACATGTGGGCAGGGCTGTCGAACTACACGACAGGTCTTGAACGGACCGGCTTCTTCGAGGCGATCTTCTGGTCGTTCCTCATCACGGTCACATCCGTCGCCACGATTGTCCTGCTCAGCGCTATGACGGCGTACTACATCACGCGCGTCAAGACGTGGTGGACGTCGATGCTCTACTACATGTTCGTGTTCTCGATGGTCATCCCATTCCAGATGGTCATGTTCCCGACCGTCAAGATCGCCGACATGCTGAGCCTGGCCAATCCTGCAGGCATGGTGGTGCTGTATCTCGGCTTCGGCGCAGGCCTGTCCGTCTTCATCTTCTCCGGCTTCGTGAAGTCCATTCCGCTCGAGATCGAAGAGGCTGCCTACATCGACGGCTGTGGACCGCTCCAGAACTATTTCCGGATCGTCCTTCCGATTCTCAAGCCGACAACCGTGACGGTCGCGATCCTCAACGCCATGTGGATCTGGAACGACTACCTTCTGCCATATCTCGTCATCGGCCTCTCCACCCGATACAAGACGATCCCCGTGGTGGTGCAGATGCTGGTCGGCTCCAACGGCAACCGGGACATGGGCGCGATGATGGCAATGCTCGTCCTTGCGATCATTCCGATCGTCGTGTTCTACCTGTTCTCGCAGAAGCACATCATCGAGGGCGTCGTTGCCGGCTCGGTCAAGGGCTGA
- a CDS encoding glutamate-5-semialdehyde dehydrogenase, whose translation MTNTRDDVRELATKARGAARVLRSASTTTKNAALAAIASALEAHAPRIVAANERDIAKGVANGLTEALVDRLTLTSERIANIADAVRDVAALPDPVGEVVVGRTLPNGLTVRNVRVPMGVVGMIYEARPNVTVDAACLALKSGNAVLLRGGSAAEETNEVLVSLMRDAVESVGIPADAIASVDQWGREGATELMKARGYIDLLIPRGGPGLIQSVVMNSTVPVIETGVGNCHVFINADADIDRAIAITLNSKTHRTGVCNAAETLLLHRDFPGAAEVLTALSQRGVTLHADAGAKTIAHAVGIDVLDATEDDWDREYLSMDMAVAIVDSVDAAIEHIGVHSSGHTEAIVTDSVADANRFVASIDSAAVMVNASTRFTDGGELGLGAEIGISTQKLHARGPMGLAELTTTTWVVEGAGHVR comes from the coding sequence ATGACGAACACGAGAGATGACGTTCGAGAGCTTGCAACGAAGGCGCGCGGCGCCGCCAGGGTTCTCCGCAGCGCGTCAACGACGACGAAGAATGCGGCGCTGGCCGCGATCGCATCAGCACTTGAGGCCCACGCACCGCGGATTGTCGCGGCCAATGAGCGCGATATTGCCAAGGGCGTGGCGAACGGGCTGACGGAGGCCCTCGTGGACCGTCTCACTCTGACGAGCGAGCGTATTGCCAACATCGCGGACGCGGTCCGCGATGTTGCGGCGCTCCCGGATCCCGTCGGTGAGGTGGTTGTCGGCCGTACGCTTCCGAATGGTTTGACCGTGCGCAACGTGAGAGTGCCGATGGGAGTGGTGGGCATGATCTACGAGGCCCGCCCGAATGTGACGGTCGATGCGGCGTGCTTGGCACTGAAATCCGGCAATGCTGTCCTCCTTCGCGGCGGCAGCGCGGCCGAGGAGACGAACGAGGTGCTCGTGTCTCTCATGAGGGACGCCGTCGAATCCGTCGGCATCCCGGCGGATGCGATCGCGTCCGTCGATCAGTGGGGGAGAGAGGGCGCGACGGAGCTCATGAAGGCGCGCGGCTATATCGACCTCCTCATTCCGCGCGGAGGTCCGGGCCTCATCCAGTCCGTGGTCATGAACTCGACCGTTCCCGTCATCGAAACAGGGGTCGGCAACTGCCACGTGTTCATCAACGCTGATGCCGATATCGATCGTGCCATCGCGATCACCCTCAACTCGAAGACGCACCGAACGGGCGTGTGCAACGCGGCCGAGACGCTTCTCCTGCACCGGGACTTCCCGGGCGCTGCAGAAGTTCTCACCGCACTTTCCCAGCGGGGCGTCACCTTGCACGCCGATGCTGGCGCGAAGACCATCGCACACGCAGTGGGTATTGATGTGCTTGATGCGACGGAGGACGATTGGGATCGCGAATACTTGTCGATGGACATGGCGGTCGCGATCGTCGATTCGGTGGATGCGGCGATTGAGCATATCGGTGTCCACTCCTCGGGCCACACTGAGGCGATCGTGACCGATTCGGTCGCTGATGCGAACCGCTTCGTCGCGTCGATCGATTCGGCTGCTGTCATGGTCAATGCCTCGACCCGTTTCACCGACGGCGGGGAGCTCGGTCTCGGTGCTGAGATCGGCATCTCGACTCAGAAGCTGCACGCGAGGGGTCCGATGGGGCTTGCTGAGCTCACGACGACGACGTGGGTTGTCGAAGGTGCGGGGCATGTCCGCTAG